From Candidatus Omnitrophota bacterium, a single genomic window includes:
- a CDS encoding dihydroorotate dehydrogenase electron transfer subunit produces the protein MVNIKAKIISNTPVAREHSRLVLEVPEMVKESQPGQFMHIRVHEGLNPLLRRPFSIHRIVHPNTRAPVYQVEILYKIRGRGTELLAKRKKGEFLDVIGPLGKGFPLPLEADTSVPRTYLLVAGGIGIAPLLFLAEKLAEFKIQNSKLKIIAFVGLKTKNYLLCEKELRSLCDEVKISTEDGSLGFKGLVSDLLKDFLLTVDSEPFTLYSAGPILMLQEIKKIANMFKILCFGSLEENIACGLGGCFGCVVKTTEGYKRVCKEGPVFNLEEIIWE, from the coding sequence ATGGTCAATATTAAAGCAAAAATTATCTCTAATACCCCAGTTGCTCGTGAGCATTCGAGGCTCGTTTTAGAAGTACCAGAGATGGTTAAAGAATCCCAGCCCGGACAATTTATGCACATCCGGGTGCACGAAGGTTTAAATCCTTTATTGAGAAGACCGTTTAGCATACACAGAATAGTGCATCCGAACACCAGAGCACCTGTATACCAGGTTGAGATTCTTTATAAGATAAGAGGAAGAGGAACAGAGCTTTTAGCAAAAAGAAAAAAGGGAGAGTTTCTAGATGTTATTGGCCCTTTAGGAAAGGGTTTTCCCCTTCCACTAGAGGCAGATACCAGTGTGCCAAGGACTTATTTGCTTGTAGCAGGAGGGATAGGAATAGCTCCACTACTTTTTCTTGCAGAAAAATTAGCGGAATTCAAAATTCAGAATTCAAAATTAAAAATTATTGCTTTTGTAGGATTAAAAACTAAAAATTATCTTCTTTGCGAAAAGGAACTTAGAAGTTTGTGCGATGAAGTAAAGATTTCCACCGAAGACGGCTCCTTGGGTTTTAAAGGTTTAGTTAGCGATTTATTAAAGGATTTTCTGTTAACCGTAGACTCTGAACCGTTCACCTTATACTCTGCTGGTCCAATTTTAATGTTGCAAGAAATTAAAAAAATTGCTAATATGTTTAAAATTTTGTGTTTTGGCTCTTTAGAAGAAAATATTGCCTGTGGTTTAGGAGGATGTTTTGGTTGTGTAGTAAAGACTACCGAGGGCTATAAAAGGGTTTGTAA